One Desulfatiglans anilini DSM 4660 DNA window includes the following coding sequences:
- a CDS encoding ABC transporter ATP-binding protein produces the protein METPEAILKIKNIEVKYHEVILVLKGVSIEVPKAGIVALLGANGAGKSTTLKAVSGLLKVEDGEVTDGGIEFEGQMIHHEPAAKIAKMGIVQVIEGRKVFEHLTVEENLKVGAHLRKTGSVKDKLELVYHYFPRLRQKRSETAGFVSGGEQQMTVVGRALMTEPKLVLLDEPSMGLAPMLIHEIFNIITQLNKEEKISILLVEQNAKLALNVAPYAYVMETGRIVMDDTAEKLSQNEDIKDFYLGLTDKGGRKSFREVKHYKRRKRWLG, from the coding sequence TTGGAGACGCCTGAAGCCATTTTGAAGATCAAGAACATTGAGGTGAAATACCACGAGGTGATCCTTGTCCTGAAGGGGGTTTCCATCGAGGTTCCGAAGGCGGGCATCGTTGCCCTCCTCGGGGCGAACGGGGCGGGAAAGAGCACCACGTTGAAGGCCGTCTCGGGGCTCCTCAAGGTTGAGGACGGCGAGGTGACGGATGGAGGCATCGAGTTCGAGGGACAGATGATCCATCACGAGCCGGCCGCCAAGATCGCCAAGATGGGCATCGTCCAGGTCATCGAGGGGCGGAAGGTCTTCGAGCATCTCACCGTGGAAGAGAACCTGAAGGTAGGGGCCCACCTCAGGAAGACCGGGTCGGTCAAGGACAAACTCGAACTGGTTTACCATTACTTTCCACGGTTGCGGCAGAAACGGAGCGAAACCGCCGGCTTTGTCAGCGGCGGAGAACAGCAGATGACCGTGGTCGGCAGGGCCCTGATGACCGAGCCGAAGCTCGTGCTTCTGGACGAACCTTCCATGGGGCTCGCCCCGATGCTGATCCACGAGATCTTCAATATCATCACCCAGCTCAACAAGGAAGAGAAGATCTCGATCCTGCTGGTCGAACAGAACGCCAAGCTGGCTCTGAACGTGGCGCCTTATGCGTACGTCATGGAAACCGGCCGGATCGTGATGGATGACACGGCCGAAAAGCTGAGCCAGAACGAGGATATCAAGGACTTCTACCTTGGATTGACCGACAAGGGTGGCCGAAAGAGTTTCCGCGAAGTGAAACATTACAAGCGAAGAAAGCGCTGGCTGGGTTGA
- a CDS encoding LEA type 2 family protein has translation MQKKLILMTLMIFAAGLLFFGCAHHAAQQAMPEMVAPAVTLELFEVPQYDGYWYFGKNVAPTKGEAGDRGAPLPMSFLFSVNNPNPYPVQLSDYKFTVAFDGDFELVTVANMDTIWIPGGKTSHVRATTMITARSALLSLMVTGGFKLKDKGWSPWDALERWWKGVPDYSVPVSVKEGAFTFSADGKTMVVPFETVYP, from the coding sequence ATGCAAAAGAAGCTGATCCTGATGACCCTGATGATTTTTGCAGCAGGCCTTTTGTTCTTTGGGTGCGCCCACCATGCCGCGCAGCAGGCGATGCCCGAGATGGTGGCGCCCGCCGTCACCCTCGAACTTTTCGAAGTGCCCCAGTACGACGGGTACTGGTATTTTGGCAAGAATGTAGCCCCCACGAAGGGTGAAGCGGGCGACCGCGGAGCTCCTTTGCCGATGAGCTTCCTGTTCAGCGTCAACAATCCGAACCCCTATCCGGTCCAGTTGAGTGATTACAAATTTACGGTGGCCTTCGACGGCGATTTCGAATTGGTGACGGTCGCCAACATGGACACGATCTGGATCCCCGGCGGCAAGACGAGCCATGTGCGGGCGACGACCATGATCACGGCCCGTTCGGCTTTGTTGAGCCTGATGGTGACCGGTGGATTCAAGCTGAAGGATAAGGGGTGGAGTCCTTGGGATGCATTGGAGAGGTGGTGGAAAGGCGTCCCGGATTATTCGGTGCCTGTCTCGGTCAAAGAGGGTGCCTTTACCTTTTCGGCTGACGGCAAGACCATGGTGGTTCCTTTCGAAACCGTTTATCCCTAA
- a CDS encoding ABC transporter substrate-binding protein, translating to MKKGFFLKLLAVALCVGWVFGFSGFASADQIKLGGIMDTTGGTSDVGKDYAIGMDEAFKYFNEQGGVNGKEIKYTWFDYGYRIPEAITKYKLLKRLGVLAIMGWGTGDTEALSPTVNKDEIPYISASYSAHLTDPAKSRYNIFFSSDYSTNARAALTAWFDKRWPQKADYGKRKPRFACAYMFASPYCSAPIKAIKDQAALLGFDIGDDQDVSLFALDTKSQIMALKTFAPDVVWHGNTTMSVSATIRDAYSLGLGADWIVNNWGFDENLPRLAGEAAEGVMGATPCGFYGQESKNMDIVVASAKKYNPSVPQNKRLNRTIQAWCDAIITVEAMKRADSAGQLTGPGMMVKGFETMNNFEIGLAAAPVTYTATDHRPTTGCLIQEYKGGKFQVVERVDLKERWPDKWEKEWLGW from the coding sequence ATGAAGAAAGGATTTTTCCTGAAGTTACTGGCAGTTGCACTGTGTGTTGGGTGGGTGTTCGGATTCTCCGGCTTTGCATCGGCCGATCAGATCAAACTGGGCGGGATCATGGACACGACCGGCGGGACCTCTGACGTCGGGAAGGATTATGCCATCGGCATGGACGAGGCATTCAAGTACTTCAATGAACAGGGAGGCGTCAACGGGAAGGAGATCAAATACACCTGGTTCGACTACGGTTATCGGATTCCCGAGGCCATTACCAAATATAAACTGCTGAAGCGGCTCGGTGTGCTGGCGATCATGGGATGGGGGACCGGTGATACGGAGGCCCTTTCGCCGACCGTCAACAAGGACGAGATTCCCTATATCTCGGCCTCCTACTCGGCCCATTTGACCGATCCAGCCAAGTCCCGCTACAACATCTTCTTCTCCTCCGATTATTCCACCAATGCACGGGCCGCCTTGACGGCCTGGTTCGACAAGCGCTGGCCTCAGAAGGCCGATTACGGGAAGCGCAAGCCGCGTTTCGCCTGCGCCTACATGTTTGCCTCTCCTTATTGCAGCGCCCCTATCAAGGCGATCAAGGATCAGGCCGCCCTGCTGGGATTCGATATCGGCGACGATCAGGACGTGTCGCTGTTCGCCCTGGACACCAAGAGCCAGATCATGGCGCTCAAGACCTTCGCGCCGGATGTCGTCTGGCATGGCAACACCACGATGTCCGTTTCCGCGACCATTCGTGACGCCTATTCCCTCGGGTTGGGCGCCGACTGGATCGTCAACAACTGGGGCTTCGACGAAAATCTGCCGCGCTTGGCCGGTGAGGCCGCCGAAGGCGTGATGGGCGCGACCCCATGCGGCTTTTACGGCCAGGAATCCAAGAACATGGATATCGTTGTGGCTTCCGCGAAGAAGTACAACCCGAGCGTTCCCCAGAACAAGCGGTTGAACAGGACCATCCAGGCCTGGTGCGACGCCATCATCACCGTCGAGGCCATGAAGCGCGCCGACAGTGCAGGCCAGCTGACCGGACCCGGCATGATGGTCAAGGGCTTCGAGACGATGAACAATTTCGAGATCGGGCTCGCCGCCGCGCCGGTCACCTACACGGCGACGGACCATCGCCCGACTACCGGTTGCCTCATTCAGGAATACAAAGGCGGGAAATTCCAGGTGGTCGAGCGCGTGGATCTGAAGGAGCGCTGGCCGGATAAATGGGAAAAGGAGTGGCTGGGCTGGTAG
- the recO gene encoding DNA repair protein RecO — MKVIAAEERQSLKTCISPAIITRVRDFGEADLLVTFFTPERGCLKGVARAARRSRRRFPNCLDLFCLSRVEYAEHPRGGELHTMISCRLLDGFEGLRRDWSILTLAGYMVEVVEMLSPPQAADPSLFSLLLRTFKLLEGEIQPLHVQIFFEAAAMALGGYGIELGRCSSCGRTYEGLGRAAFHPEKGGIVCLRCGSESALNPGLDPLGVQALGHLQALEWDLFERMTLPREMAQAIERVNRRHMDYRLGRRPKSLAWL; from the coding sequence GTGAAGGTGATCGCCGCTGAAGAACGTCAGAGCTTGAAGACCTGCATTTCTCCGGCCATTATTACGCGCGTCAGGGATTTCGGCGAAGCCGACCTCCTGGTGACCTTTTTCACCCCGGAGCGGGGGTGTCTGAAGGGCGTGGCCCGGGCCGCCCGCCGCAGCCGCAGGCGGTTCCCGAACTGCCTCGATCTCTTCTGCCTGAGCCGCGTGGAGTACGCCGAGCATCCCAGGGGCGGGGAGCTTCACACGATGATCTCCTGCCGGCTGCTGGATGGGTTTGAAGGCCTCAGGCGGGATTGGAGCATCCTGACTCTGGCGGGCTACATGGTGGAAGTGGTCGAGATGCTTTCTCCGCCCCAGGCGGCCGACCCCTCTTTGTTCAGCCTTTTGCTCAGGACGTTCAAGCTGTTGGAAGGGGAAATCCAGCCGCTGCACGTGCAGATCTTTTTCGAGGCTGCAGCCATGGCGCTCGGAGGCTATGGGATCGAACTCGGAAGATGCAGTTCCTGCGGCCGGACCTATGAGGGACTTGGCAGGGCGGCCTTTCATCCGGAGAAGGGGGGGATTGTGTGTCTGCGGTGCGGGTCCGAATCCGCGCTCAATCCGGGTCTGGATCCCCTTGGGGTTCAGGCCCTTGGACACCTTCAAGCCCTGGAATGGGACCTTTTCGAGCGGATGACCCTGCCGCGGGAGATGGCGCAGGCCATCGAACGCGTCAACCGCCGCCACATGGACTACCGCCTCGGCCGCCGGCCGAAAAGCCTGGCATGGCTCTAA
- a CDS encoding FAD-dependent oxidoreductase encodes MDSNGFSHIFGEGKIGPFKVRNRIKYAACCVSNFNTRDGFLSEREFARDEVIASTGASIMTNQGAYPDKSGEGKAYHRQLCINDDRYIPGLKRIADLFHDHHAVAIQQILHGGRYGGIDIGYCIQPSDTPQTLRHFRPPRAMNTDEIAHVIEDHAQAAERCVKAGYDGVEVTSFLGYLMSTFLSPFTNKRTDAYGGTLEKRARFMVEILDALRKAVGPDRLVIIRLNGTELMDEYGGNSNDECIEIMRIAADRGVDMISMVIGWHESRQGALGRDVSRTQWLPLAEKAKKVIGDVPLAFGPRLSDPYAADHALATGVFDYWEICRPFLTDPDLAHKLERGQPERIKPCIGCMLCLAKMFANQPYICAVNPRLGHEVEPEYTIQPATVKKKVMVIGSGPAGLEAAVAAAGRGHEVVVFEANDHLGGALNPSSKDIGGGEVLQELLQYYTYRLKDLGIETRLNTFVDRKVTADFFPDVVIVATGALIAPPKIPGIGGKDIMNAYTVLDGGDITKIGQRVILLGGGKVGLTCAEVLASAGKKPIVIETNRRVDFDVSTTFKWRHAGLVKELGIGVYTEAQPLAVENGGVRFLDKDGKEQFLPADTVILAGPLAPKQTLVRDLEYLCDELYVVGDAVMPRSLCNAIHEGFKLGARI; translated from the coding sequence ATGGATTCAAACGGTTTTTCGCACATCTTCGGTGAAGGGAAAATCGGACCTTTCAAAGTTCGGAACAGGATCAAATATGCCGCCTGCTGCGTCAGCAACTTCAATACGCGGGACGGCTTCCTCTCCGAAAGGGAATTCGCCCGGGACGAAGTCATCGCATCCACGGGAGCCTCCATCATGACCAACCAGGGCGCCTACCCGGATAAATCGGGCGAGGGAAAGGCCTATCACCGTCAGCTTTGCATCAATGACGACCGGTACATTCCCGGGCTGAAGAGGATTGCGGATCTCTTTCATGACCATCATGCGGTCGCCATCCAGCAGATCCTCCATGGGGGGCGCTACGGAGGGATCGATATCGGCTACTGTATCCAGCCATCCGACACGCCCCAGACCCTTCGTCACTTTCGCCCGCCGCGCGCCATGAACACAGACGAAATCGCGCATGTGATCGAGGACCACGCTCAAGCCGCCGAACGCTGCGTCAAGGCTGGCTATGACGGGGTCGAGGTCACGAGTTTTCTTGGCTATCTGATGAGCACCTTTCTCTCCCCTTTTACCAACAAGCGGACCGACGCGTACGGGGGCACCCTCGAAAAGCGCGCCCGGTTCATGGTGGAGATCCTCGATGCCCTGCGCAAGGCGGTCGGGCCGGACAGACTCGTGATCATCCGTCTGAACGGGACCGAACTCATGGATGAGTACGGCGGAAACAGCAACGACGAGTGCATCGAGATCATGCGCATTGCGGCCGACCGCGGGGTGGACATGATCAGCATGGTGATCGGCTGGCACGAGTCGCGCCAGGGCGCTCTCGGGCGGGATGTCAGCCGCACCCAGTGGCTGCCCCTGGCCGAAAAGGCGAAAAAGGTCATCGGGGACGTCCCCCTGGCCTTCGGCCCCCGCCTGTCGGATCCCTACGCGGCCGACCACGCCCTGGCCACCGGGGTCTTCGACTACTGGGAGATCTGCCGGCCGTTCTTGACCGACCCCGACCTGGCCCATAAGCTCGAGCGTGGTCAGCCGGAGCGGATCAAACCCTGCATCGGCTGCATGCTCTGTCTGGCGAAAATGTTCGCCAATCAGCCTTATATCTGCGCCGTCAATCCCCGCCTCGGTCATGAGGTCGAACCGGAGTACACCATCCAACCGGCCACCGTCAAAAAGAAGGTCATGGTGATCGGCAGCGGCCCGGCGGGCCTCGAAGCGGCCGTCGCGGCCGCCGGACGCGGCCATGAAGTCGTTGTCTTCGAGGCGAATGATCATCTGGGGGGCGCGCTCAACCCCTCCTCCAAGGACATCGGCGGGGGAGAAGTCCTGCAGGAACTCCTGCAGTACTACACCTACCGCCTGAAGGATTTGGGCATCGAAACCAGGCTGAATACGTTCGTCGACCGCAAGGTCACGGCGGACTTCTTCCCGGATGTCGTCATCGTGGCTACGGGCGCCCTCATCGCACCTCCGAAGATTCCAGGCATCGGCGGCAAAGACATCATGAACGCCTACACCGTGCTGGACGGCGGCGATATCACCAAAATCGGGCAGAGGGTCATCCTTCTCGGCGGCGGCAAGGTGGGGCTTACCTGTGCCGAGGTGCTCGCTTCGGCCGGAAAGAAACCGATCGTGATCGAAACCAATCGCCGGGTGGACTTCGATGTGTCGACGACGTTCAAATGGCGGCATGCGGGGCTGGTCAAAGAACTCGGCATCGGCGTGTACACCGAGGCGCAGCCTCTTGCCGTCGAGAACGGGGGCGTGCGCTTCCTGGACAAGGACGGCAAAGAGCAGTTTCTGCCGGCCGACACCGTCATCCTGGCCGGTCCGCTGGCCCCGAAACAGACCCTCGTCCGGGATCTGGAATATCTCTGTGACGAGCTCTATGTAGTCGGCGATGCCGTGATGCCCAGAAGCCTCTGCAACGCCATTCACGAGGGGTTCAAGCTGGGGGCCAGGATTTAG
- a CDS encoding AMP-binding protein, producing MGLYDFTFYDLVNRNAFSYGRKAAWFEVDDSRSLTFAEYKEQVDRLAQGLQACGVRKEDRIGVLGKNCLEYFVLYGAAAALGAIVLPINWRLSAPEIEYNLNDCTPRFLFAGAEFQGLVEEIRGRLGSVERFFSLEANGGRFEPIKSLLSGDGTFEAPDVASDDGFVIIHTAAVAGRPRGALLSHGNLLCSDMHFDYFCGLNSSDVHLNLLPLFHVGGLHMATAIFHAGALNVNMSKFDAAKAVDLIAEKGVTFMFDFAPILASILDTHEKTGQDISSLKSVVGLESAETIERYQQITGGTFFCMYGQTETSCVATFAPYNDRPGSAGRMLPLARVKLVDEYDRPVPVGQVGEITMKGPMVFRGYWNLPEDNRYVFRDGWHHTGDLGRFDEEGFLWYAGRKAEKELIKPGGENVYPAEVEKAILEHPAVHRTVVFGVPDPKWKEGIKAVCELKAGEALSAEALIDFVGKRIARYKKPQYVEFVDAMPVLEDGNPDRAKVKERYGDRA from the coding sequence ATGGGATTGTACGATTTTACATTTTACGACCTCGTCAACCGGAACGCCTTTTCCTACGGGAGGAAGGCGGCGTGGTTCGAGGTGGACGATTCACGGTCCTTGACGTTTGCGGAGTACAAGGAGCAGGTGGATCGGTTGGCGCAGGGGCTTCAGGCATGCGGCGTCCGGAAGGAAGACCGCATCGGCGTTCTCGGAAAGAATTGTCTGGAGTATTTCGTCCTCTATGGGGCGGCGGCGGCGCTCGGGGCGATTGTTCTGCCCATCAACTGGCGTTTGTCCGCACCTGAAATCGAGTACAACCTGAATGACTGCACGCCGCGTTTCCTTTTTGCCGGGGCCGAGTTTCAAGGATTGGTCGAAGAGATTCGAGGCCGGCTCGGGTCTGTAGAGCGCTTCTTCAGTCTGGAAGCGAACGGAGGGCGGTTCGAGCCTATCAAGTCCCTCCTGTCGGGCGATGGGACATTCGAAGCGCCGGATGTCGCCTCGGACGACGGGTTCGTGATCATCCACACCGCCGCGGTGGCCGGGCGTCCACGCGGTGCGCTCTTAAGCCACGGAAATCTGCTCTGCTCCGATATGCATTTCGATTATTTCTGCGGGTTGAACAGCTCGGACGTCCACTTGAATCTCCTGCCGCTCTTCCACGTCGGGGGGCTTCACATGGCCACCGCAATCTTCCATGCCGGTGCGTTGAATGTGAACATGAGCAAGTTCGACGCTGCGAAGGCGGTGGATTTGATTGCGGAGAAAGGCGTCACGTTCATGTTCGATTTTGCCCCGATTCTGGCTTCCATTCTGGATACCCACGAAAAGACCGGGCAGGACATTTCCTCCCTGAAGTCCGTGGTAGGGCTGGAATCGGCGGAGACGATCGAGCGGTATCAGCAGATCACCGGTGGCACGTTCTTCTGTATGTACGGCCAGACGGAGACCTCCTGTGTGGCGACCTTCGCCCCCTACAACGACCGCCCCGGGTCGGCGGGCAGGATGCTGCCGCTCGCCCGGGTGAAGCTGGTGGATGAGTACGACCGGCCGGTCCCTGTCGGGCAGGTGGGGGAGATCACCATGAAGGGCCCGATGGTGTTCAGGGGGTACTGGAATCTGCCCGAAGACAACCGCTACGTGTTCAGGGACGGTTGGCACCACACGGGGGACCTGGGGCGCTTCGACGAGGAAGGGTTCCTCTGGTATGCCGGCCGGAAGGCCGAAAAGGAGCTCATCAAGCCGGGCGGCGAGAACGTCTACCCGGCGGAGGTCGAAAAGGCGATTCTGGAGCATCCGGCCGTTCACAGGACCGTGGTTTTCGGGGTGCCGGATCCGAAGTGGAAGGAAGGCATCAAAGCGGTCTGCGAACTCAAGGCGGGGGAGGCGCTCAGCGCTGAAGCGCTGATCGACTTTGTCGGAAAGCGCATCGCCCGCTACAAGAAACCCCAGTACGTGGAATTTGTCGACGCCATGCCCGTACTCGAGGACGGGAACCCCGATCGGGCCAAGGTCAAGGAACGTTATGGGGACAGGGCTTAG
- a CDS encoding branched-chain amino acid ABC transporter permease: protein MEFWIIQALNALSFGMLLFLLCAGLSVIFGLMNILNLAHGSCYLLGAYAALSAIHATGNFLAGILAGVATAAVTGFFLQKFLLQRIYGKRLLQVLLTMGCMFIIGDISIIIWGADPMTLPKPAFLRGSLMIGSIIFPYYRLFVIGVGLFFGILLWFLQEKTKWGAILRASVDDEKMARAVGIKVPALFTVVFIIGTGLTGLSGVLGGPFIGVYPGVDLEVLLFAVVVIIVGGLGSMKGAFLGSLIVALLDNFGKALFPELAMFTIFAPMAIILALKPTGLWGKS, encoded by the coding sequence ATGGAGTTCTGGATTATACAAGCCTTGAATGCCCTCTCTTTCGGGATGCTGCTGTTTCTCCTGTGTGCCGGTCTGTCGGTGATATTCGGCCTGATGAACATCCTGAACCTGGCCCACGGATCGTGTTATCTCCTCGGCGCCTACGCCGCGCTCAGCGCCATCCATGCCACCGGGAATTTCCTTGCCGGGATTCTCGCCGGCGTGGCGACGGCAGCGGTCACCGGCTTTTTCCTGCAGAAATTCCTCCTGCAACGAATCTACGGGAAACGCCTGTTGCAGGTTCTGCTCACCATGGGGTGTATGTTCATCATCGGGGACATCAGCATCATCATCTGGGGCGCCGATCCGATGACCCTCCCCAAACCGGCGTTTCTGAGAGGCTCCTTGATGATCGGTTCCATCATTTTTCCCTATTACCGGCTGTTCGTCATCGGGGTCGGACTCTTCTTCGGAATCCTGCTGTGGTTCCTTCAGGAGAAGACCAAGTGGGGGGCGATTTTACGGGCCTCCGTCGACGACGAAAAAATGGCCCGCGCCGTGGGGATCAAGGTTCCGGCCCTCTTCACGGTCGTCTTCATTATCGGCACCGGTCTGACGGGTTTGAGCGGCGTTTTGGGGGGGCCCTTCATCGGAGTCTACCCTGGCGTCGATCTGGAGGTCCTGCTGTTCGCGGTGGTGGTGATCATCGTCGGGGGCTTGGGCAGCATGAAGGGGGCCTTTCTCGGGAGTCTGATCGTCGCCTTACTCGACAACTTCGGAAAGGCCCTGTTCCCCGAACTGGCGATGTTCACCATCTTCGCGCCGATGGCGATCATCCTGGCCCTCAAACCGACCGGTCTGTGGGGTAAATCATGA